One Natronomonas moolapensis 8.8.11 genomic region harbors:
- a CDS encoding type I 3-dehydroquinate dehydratase yields MSLSFDSFTLAASTADLEAEPAARADADCVEFRMDLADAPLGALASYDGDLPILATNRAAWEGGEASEVNRLGALEAALECDAVAAIDIELAALESGGPGDADRAEALLAAARAVGVPVVVSTHDFEGTPPEPELADRLRRAGERGDVGKIAVTARDVGDALSVLSVTHEVTRAGVDVATMAMGAAGSHTRAVAPVYGSKIGYAPIDPEKATAPGQYGLETLRGLVDRLME; encoded by the coding sequence ATGTCGCTCTCGTTCGATTCGTTCACGCTCGCCGCCTCGACGGCCGACCTCGAGGCGGAACCGGCCGCCCGCGCCGACGCCGACTGCGTCGAGTTCCGGATGGATCTGGCCGACGCGCCGCTCGGCGCGCTCGCGTCCTACGACGGCGACCTCCCGATCCTCGCGACGAACCGCGCCGCGTGGGAGGGCGGCGAGGCGTCCGAGGTGAACCGCCTCGGCGCCCTCGAGGCCGCCCTCGAATGCGACGCCGTCGCCGCGATAGATATCGAACTCGCCGCCCTGGAGTCCGGCGGGCCGGGCGACGCCGACCGTGCCGAGGCCCTCCTCGCAGCGGCGCGGGCGGTCGGCGTCCCGGTCGTCGTCTCGACGCACGACTTCGAGGGCACCCCGCCCGAGCCCGAACTCGCCGATCGCCTGCGGCGGGCGGGCGAGCGCGGCGACGTCGGGAAGATCGCGGTGACCGCACGCGATGTCGGCGACGCGCTCTCCGTGCTTTCGGTCACACACGAGGTGACCCGGGCCGGCGTCGACGTGGCGACGATGGCGATGGGGGCGGCCGGCAGCCACACCCGCGCCGTCGCGCCCGTCTACGGGTCGAAGATCGGCTACGCGCCTATCGACCCGGAGAAGGCGACCGCCCCGGGACAGTACGGCCTCGAAACGCTCCGGGGGCTGGTCGATCGGCTCATGGAGTGA
- the trpB gene encoding tryptophan synthase subunit beta: MSQPDTKFGDYGGQYVPEALMPAIEELTDAYRRYVLNNEDGFMDEFRERLADFGGRPTPLQRADQLSARYDTEVYLKREDLLHGGAHKLNNALGQVLLAKYMGKERIIAETGAGQHGTATAMAAAHLDMPCEIYMGRRDINRQRPNVFRMRLNGAAVTPVDVGRGTLKEAISETMRDWATTVETTHYVIGSIVGPAPFPAMVRDFHAVISEEIESQTAEKLDRSPGSVVACAGGGSNTMGAFAEFLDDDVELYAVEAGGSSLTVDEEAGVAPHSASLSTGEEGVLHGARTKLLQDGHGQIMESHSVSSGLDYAGVGPQLSHLVDEGRVTPVTVDDDDALEAFHRLSQDEGIIPALETAHAFGFLEAALGPDGDGSVEFAEPIVVNVSGRGDKDLEAAIEETEKRDLENAPEMEVFDQ; this comes from the coding sequence ATGTCTCAACCCGACACCAAATTCGGCGACTACGGCGGCCAGTACGTCCCAGAGGCGTTGATGCCCGCCATCGAGGAACTGACCGATGCCTACCGACGCTACGTCCTGAACAACGAGGACGGCTTCATGGACGAGTTCCGCGAGCGACTCGCGGACTTCGGCGGGCGGCCGACGCCGCTGCAGCGCGCCGATCAGCTCTCAGCGCGCTACGACACGGAGGTGTATCTCAAGCGCGAGGACCTCCTCCACGGTGGCGCACACAAACTCAACAACGCCCTCGGGCAGGTGCTGCTCGCGAAGTACATGGGCAAAGAGCGCATCATCGCCGAGACCGGCGCGGGCCAACACGGCACCGCGACGGCGATGGCCGCGGCCCACCTGGATATGCCCTGCGAGATCTACATGGGCCGCCGTGACATCAACCGCCAGCGGCCCAACGTGTTCCGGATGCGGCTCAACGGCGCGGCGGTCACCCCCGTCGACGTCGGCCGCGGGACTCTCAAAGAAGCGATCAGCGAGACGATGCGCGATTGGGCGACGACCGTCGAGACGACCCACTACGTCATCGGATCGATCGTCGGCCCCGCGCCGTTTCCGGCGATGGTCCGGGACTTCCACGCCGTCATCTCCGAGGAGATCGAATCGCAGACGGCGGAGAAACTCGACCGCTCCCCGGGGTCGGTCGTCGCCTGCGCGGGCGGCGGCTCGAACACGATGGGTGCCTTCGCCGAGTTCCTCGACGACGACGTCGAGTTGTACGCCGTCGAGGCCGGCGGCTCCTCGTTGACCGTCGACGAGGAGGCCGGCGTCGCGCCGCACTCGGCGTCGCTGTCGACCGGCGAGGAGGGGGTGCTCCACGGCGCGCGGACGAAGCTGCTCCAGGACGGCCACGGCCAGATCATGGAGTCCCACAGCGTCTCCTCGGGGCTCGATTACGCCGGCGTCGGACCACAGCTGTCCCACCTCGTCGACGAGGGCCGGGTGACGCCGGTTACCGTCGACGACGACGACGCCCTGGAGGCGTTCCACCGGCTCTCGCAGGACGAGGGGATCATCCCCGCCCTCGAGACGGCCCACGCGTTCGGCTTCCTCGAGGCAGCGCTCGGGCCGGACGGCGACGGCTCGGTCGAGTTCGCTGAGCCGATCGTCGTCAACGTCTCCGGGCGCGGCGACAAGGACCTCGAGGCCGCGATCGAGGAGACCGAAAAACGCGATCTCGAGAACGCACCGGAGATGGAGGTGTTCGATCAGTGA
- a CDS encoding helix-turn-helix domain-containing protein encodes MIDLDLDMRQYDCPFIDTTDEVDVRFSAMQWQLDTNREQLETRLLVEGDERGELAQGLRTLREHPNMTDCATLKKSGGVATVRTRIEQTDAMGVVEDHGGYITGPFRIEGGTETWHVGFDEGTTADRALSELDDENDVVVESRTDLSVAELFDVIENAGAAHGLLNSCRALTETERETLVTAAEAGYFETPRELSLDDLADEFGVSKTAASMNLRRAERKLVDSTVDSLSSIDGLE; translated from the coding sequence ATGATCGATCTCGACCTCGACATGCGGCAATACGACTGCCCGTTCATCGACACCACCGACGAGGTCGACGTCCGCTTCTCGGCGATGCAGTGGCAGTTGGACACGAACCGCGAGCAACTCGAAACCCGGCTGCTCGTCGAGGGTGACGAGCGCGGCGAACTCGCCCAGGGGTTGCGGACGCTCCGCGAACATCCTAACATGACCGACTGCGCGACGTTGAAAAAGAGCGGCGGCGTGGCGACGGTCCGAACGCGCATCGAACAGACCGACGCGATGGGCGTCGTCGAGGACCACGGCGGCTACATAACCGGTCCCTTCCGGATCGAGGGCGGCACCGAGACGTGGCACGTCGGCTTCGACGAGGGAACGACGGCCGACCGGGCGCTCTCGGAACTCGACGACGAGAACGACGTCGTCGTCGAGAGCCGGACCGACCTCTCCGTCGCGGAGCTCTTCGACGTGATAGAGAACGCGGGCGCGGCCCACGGCTTGTTGAACAGCTGCCGGGCGCTGACCGAAACGGAACGCGAAACGCTCGTCACCGCCGCCGAGGCCGGCTACTTCGAAACGCCACGGGAGCTGTCGCTCGACGACCTCGCCGACGAGTTCGGGGTCTCGAAGACCGCGGCCTCGATGAACCTCCGCCGGGCCGAGCGGAAACTGGTGGACTCGACGGTCGACTCGCTGTCGTCGATCGACGGGCTCGAGTGA
- the trpC gene encoding indole-3-glycerol phosphate synthase — translation MNTREGLAPAVRSILGAAEGRGGGDEPLDVTPRSLPAALEAAEADGRAPIIAEVKPTSPTADGERTDDPVELATAMVEGGAAALSVLTEPEHFGGSPETLEAVRTAVDVPVLRKDFLLREAQLDVVGADLVLLIARFVDDLEGLLEAAHQRGFQVLVETHTPAELEAALDAGADIVGVNNRDLANLDVDVGTFERVVDSVPATARENVTLIAESGVESCDDVARMRAAGADGVLVGSAIMDGDVRANTERLTSGSTE, via the coding sequence ATGAACACCAGAGAGGGACTGGCTCCGGCGGTCCGGTCGATCCTCGGGGCCGCCGAGGGGCGGGGCGGCGGCGACGAACCGCTCGACGTGACGCCGCGGTCGCTGCCGGCGGCGCTCGAGGCGGCCGAGGCCGACGGACGCGCGCCGATTATCGCCGAAGTGAAACCGACCAGTCCGACGGCCGACGGCGAGCGGACCGATGACCCGGTCGAACTCGCGACGGCGATGGTCGAGGGCGGTGCTGCGGCGCTGTCCGTGTTGACCGAACCGGAGCATTTCGGCGGCTCGCCGGAGACGCTCGAGGCGGTCCGGACGGCCGTCGACGTGCCCGTACTCCGGAAGGACTTCCTCCTGCGGGAGGCCCAACTCGACGTCGTGGGAGCGGACCTGGTGTTGCTCATTGCACGGTTCGTCGACGACCTCGAGGGCCTCCTCGAGGCCGCCCACCAACGTGGTTTCCAGGTCCTCGTCGAGACGCACACTCCCGCGGAGCTCGAGGCGGCCCTCGATGCGGGGGCGGACATCGTCGGAGTCAACAACCGCGATCTGGCGAACCTCGACGTCGACGTCGGGACGTTCGAGCGCGTCGTCGACTCGGTCCCGGCAACGGCCCGCGAAAACGTCACCCTGATAGCCGAAAGCGGCGTAGAGTCGTGCGACGACGTCGCGCGAATGCGTGCGGCCGGTGCCGACGGCGTGCTCGTCGGCTCGGCCATAATGGACGGCGACGTGCGAGCGAACACGGAGCGACTCACGAGCGGCTCTACGGAGTGA
- the trpA gene encoding tryptophan synthase subunit alpha: MSSEDRAERTPQNARETSSTLADAFEEPAFVPYLAAGDPTFDASLEYVEALARGGADVIELGLPFSEPIAEGPTIQQAVVRSLAGGMTPERFFEFVEALDIDVPLACMTYYNLIYQYGDEPVRSFVERAAAVGIEGLVVPDLPAEEADPLRAACDEFGLDLVFIVAPTTAGERLDHIMERVSGYVYVQARLGVTGARESLSDHTGATLSRLEGYDVPKAVGFGISTGEHAASVVEAGADGVIVGSALVDIVAEGHEDDAPTAEIAAELESLARELKTGAIEGGQRRPRPERT; encoded by the coding sequence GTGAGCAGCGAAGACCGGGCGGAGCGGACGCCTCAGAACGCCCGCGAAACGTCGTCGACCCTCGCGGACGCCTTCGAGGAACCGGCGTTCGTGCCGTACCTCGCGGCGGGCGACCCGACGTTCGATGCCTCTCTCGAATACGTCGAGGCACTCGCCCGCGGCGGCGCGGACGTGATCGAATTGGGGCTGCCCTTCTCGGAGCCGATCGCGGAGGGACCGACGATCCAGCAGGCGGTCGTCCGGTCGCTGGCGGGCGGAATGACGCCCGAGCGGTTCTTCGAGTTCGTCGAGGCCCTCGACATCGACGTTCCGCTCGCGTGCATGACCTACTACAACCTCATCTACCAGTACGGCGACGAGCCAGTCCGGTCGTTCGTCGAACGGGCCGCCGCGGTCGGCATCGAGGGGCTCGTTGTCCCGGACCTGCCCGCCGAGGAGGCCGACCCCCTCCGGGCGGCCTGCGACGAGTTCGGTCTCGATCTGGTATTCATCGTCGCGCCGACGACGGCTGGCGAGCGCCTCGACCACATCATGGAGCGCGTCTCGGGGTACGTTTACGTCCAGGCGCGCCTCGGCGTCACCGGCGCCCGGGAGTCGCTGTCGGATCACACCGGGGCGACGCTTTCCCGCCTCGAGGGCTACGACGTCCCGAAAGCGGTCGGATTCGGCATCTCGACGGGCGAGCACGCCGCGTCGGTCGTCGAGGCGGGTGCGGACGGCGTCATCGTCGGCTCCGCGCTGGTCGACATCGTCGCCGAGGGGCACGAAGACGACGCGCCGACCGCGGAGATCGCCGCGGAGTTGGAGTCACTCGCCCGCGAACTGAAGACCGGCGCGATCGAGGGTGGGCAACGCCGTCCGCGACCGGAACGAACTTGA
- a CDS encoding 2-amino-3,7-dideoxy-D-threo-hept-6-ulosonate synthase: MTAGITARLQRIGTEGRYVVVPMDHGITLGAVTGLKDIESTIDAVTRGGADAVLTQKGIADRVHGNKNGAGYIAHLNGSTAIGPDENDKRRTGSVEAALRAGADAVSFHINVGSKYEREQIEQLGALTDEAAEYGLPVLAMTYARGPDTEGDDPEALGRAVRLGEELGADLIKTGYSGDRESFEHVCESTRCPVLIAGGSPDGDLQSLRDVRGAMDAGGAGVSMGRTIFQHDDPERMAHAVALVVHEDLDAAEALERAELDA; encoded by the coding sequence ATGACAGCAGGGATCACCGCGCGCCTACAGCGGATCGGGACAGAGGGTCGATACGTCGTCGTGCCGATGGACCACGGAATCACGCTCGGGGCGGTCACGGGGCTCAAGGACATCGAATCGACGATCGACGCCGTCACGCGCGGTGGCGCGGACGCGGTGTTGACACAAAAGGGCATCGCCGACCGAGTCCACGGAAATAAAAACGGCGCGGGCTACATCGCCCACCTCAACGGCTCGACCGCAATTGGCCCCGACGAGAACGACAAGCGGCGAACCGGCTCGGTCGAGGCCGCGCTGCGGGCCGGCGCCGATGCCGTCTCCTTTCATATCAACGTCGGCTCGAAATACGAGCGCGAGCAGATCGAGCAACTCGGGGCGCTGACCGACGAGGCCGCCGAGTACGGCCTGCCCGTGCTCGCGATGACGTACGCCCGCGGTCCCGACACCGAGGGCGACGATCCCGAGGCGCTCGGCCGCGCAGTCCGGTTGGGCGAGGAGTTGGGCGCGGATCTGATCAAGACGGGTTACAGCGGCGACCGGGAGAGCTTCGAGCACGTCTGTGAGTCGACGCGCTGTCCGGTGCTCATCGCTGGCGGGTCGCCGGACGGCGACCTCCAGTCGCTGCGGGACGTTCGGGGAGCGATGGACGCCGGCGGGGCCGGCGTCTCGATGGGCCGGACGATCTTCCAACACGACGACCCCGAGCGGATGGCCCACGCCGTCGCGCTGGTGGTCCACGAGGACCTCGACGCCGCGGAGGCGCTCGAACGCGCGGAACTCGACGCGTAG
- a CDS encoding outer membrane protein assembly factor BamB family protein gives MTDSSERGLSRRRTLAGLGALAVAGGLGWTRLRGGYDRRQADFDPEVLPYDETYPRGDATTFRRGLRRLGYYPEATVPDRVEVEWSMPVNGIGHTAAKSSPRPTPDGETVLIPSDTGVLHAVAPDGERRWRAETAAGTSLGFHGTPLIVDGTAYIGGYDGSMYAYDVETGRRVWKTSNWRLRGAIAIGSSPAYWDGVVYVVAEYNYPWQAPSGTMWALDAATGQPLWHDSRLWGMPHPSTSIDPATERLLTGSNDGVCYAWEFPSLEPAWEFQTGAEIKGTIPTYDGAAFVGSWDGRFYRLDLADGTEEWSFETGRVIMSNPGIDPDAGVVYVGSDDNHVYALDTDTGEALWSKDVGGNVIGSLTVTAGSVLVGSYDRHLYAIDKRTGETRWRVEGVGHVTSEAVPHGDRIFVAERGDISGYWSDDEPVTLHERGRAYSLIGT, from the coding sequence ATGACGGACTCCTCCGAACGCGGCCTCAGTCGACGTCGGACGCTGGCCGGACTCGGCGCGCTCGCGGTCGCCGGCGGCCTCGGGTGGACGCGGCTCCGCGGGGGCTACGACCGCCGTCAGGCCGACTTCGATCCCGAGGTGTTGCCGTACGACGAGACGTACCCCCGAGGCGACGCGACGACGTTCAGGCGGGGGCTGCGTCGGCTCGGCTACTACCCCGAGGCGACGGTCCCCGACCGCGTCGAGGTCGAGTGGTCGATGCCGGTCAACGGGATCGGTCACACCGCGGCGAAGTCGAGCCCGCGGCCGACGCCGGACGGCGAAACCGTGTTGATACCCTCCGATACCGGAGTGCTACACGCGGTCGCGCCAGACGGCGAGCGCCGGTGGCGCGCCGAAACCGCGGCGGGGACGAGCCTCGGGTTTCACGGAACGCCGTTGATCGTCGACGGGACGGCCTACATCGGCGGCTACGACGGGTCGATGTACGCCTACGACGTCGAGACGGGTCGGCGTGTCTGGAAGACCTCGAACTGGCGGCTCCGCGGGGCGATCGCGATCGGGTCGAGCCCGGCGTACTGGGACGGTGTGGTGTACGTGGTCGCGGAGTACAACTACCCCTGGCAGGCGCCTTCGGGGACGATGTGGGCCCTCGACGCGGCGACGGGACAGCCGCTGTGGCACGATAGCCGCCTGTGGGGGATGCCCCACCCCTCGACGTCTATCGACCCCGCGACCGAACGGCTGCTGACGGGGTCGAACGACGGGGTGTGCTACGCGTGGGAGTTCCCCTCCCTGGAGCCGGCCTGGGAGTTTCAGACCGGCGCAGAGATCAAGGGGACGATCCCGACCTACGACGGGGCGGCGTTCGTCGGCTCGTGGGACGGTCGCTTCTACCGGCTGGACCTGGCCGACGGGACCGAGGAGTGGTCCTTCGAGACCGGCCGGGTGATCATGTCGAACCCCGGGATCGATCCGGACGCGGGGGTCGTCTACGTCGGCAGCGACGACAACCACGTGTACGCCCTCGACACCGACACCGGCGAGGCGTTGTGGTCGAAAGACGTCGGCGGGAACGTCATCGGATCGCTGACAGTGACTGCCGGGTCGGTGCTCGTCGGTTCCTACGACAGACACCTGTACGCCATCGACAAACGGACGGGTGAGACTCGCTGGCGCGTCGAGGGTGTCGGCCACGTGACGAGCGAAGCGGTCCCCCACGGCGATCGGATATTCGTCGCCGAGCGGGGCGACATCTCGGGGTACTGGTCGGACGACGAGCCGGTGACGCTCCACGAGCGAGGCCGCGCGTACAGCCTCATCGGAACGTAA
- a CDS encoding flippase-like domain-containing protein, which produces MTDREVSVVLPAYNEAETIEGTVDVTLEALGAFLPSGSFEVLIAEDGCTDRTPEIASRMAGEDDRVRHFHSDERLGRGGALERAFEASDGEVLVYFDTDLATDMAHLEALVESIRSEGYDVATGSRRIPGKRQEREPERGIASTGYNALVRTVLRSSLHDHQCGFKAFGRDALFELLEGVEDDHWFWDTEVLVRAQRAGYAVKEFPVDWAPKGDTTVDLVRDVLGMGSQVARLWWQLSVRPRIDRRTTTAAGTALIVLALALMTLYLDPTEVLAAIRGADPAALAVAAAVYIASWPLRGLRYRDILSELGYRERVGFLTGTIFVSQTGNLVVPARGGDAIRAYIVKARRGIPYPSGFASLAIERVFDLLIIAALAGATLVGLALGGVDVAALQTAEAGGDVGESGRTAVLVAGGVGAAAIGAMALIAATARSDRNLVRGALTRVSDDSYVEYVAAILERFVADVQTVAEDRRAFAVVGLSSLVIWGIDILTAIVVFAAFGVSVPTTLLVAVGFFAVAVGNLAKVLPLSPGGIGLYEGAFTLIVVALTPIAWPTALATAVVDHALKNAVTVAGGVASMLRLNVSLATAVEESREAGEAREAESDPAVRE; this is translated from the coding sequence ATGACCGACCGGGAGGTGAGCGTCGTGTTGCCCGCCTACAACGAGGCGGAAACCATCGAGGGGACCGTTGACGTGACTCTCGAGGCGCTGGGCGCGTTCCTCCCGTCCGGTAGCTTCGAGGTGTTGATCGCGGAGGACGGCTGTACGGACCGGACGCCCGAGATTGCGAGCCGAATGGCCGGCGAAGACGACCGCGTCAGACACTTCCACAGCGACGAGCGTCTCGGCCGCGGTGGTGCCTTAGAACGGGCCTTCGAAGCCAGCGACGGCGAGGTGCTCGTCTACTTCGATACGGACCTGGCGACCGACATGGCGCATCTCGAGGCGCTCGTCGAGTCGATCCGCTCGGAGGGCTACGACGTCGCGACCGGTTCCCGGCGGATCCCGGGGAAGAGACAGGAGCGCGAACCCGAACGCGGGATCGCATCGACGGGGTACAACGCGTTGGTCCGGACGGTGCTTCGGTCCTCGCTGCACGACCACCAGTGCGGGTTCAAGGCCTTCGGTCGGGACGCGCTCTTCGAGTTGCTCGAGGGGGTCGAGGACGATCACTGGTTTTGGGACACGGAGGTGCTGGTCCGCGCTCAGCGAGCCGGCTACGCAGTCAAAGAGTTCCCCGTCGACTGGGCGCCGAAAGGCGATACCACGGTCGATCTGGTCAGAGACGTGCTCGGGATGGGCAGTCAGGTCGCCCGGCTGTGGTGGCAACTGTCGGTTCGTCCCCGGATCGACCGCCGGACGACGACCGCCGCCGGGACGGCGCTAATCGTCCTCGCGCTCGCGTTGATGACGCTGTATCTCGACCCGACCGAGGTGCTGGCCGCGATCCGCGGAGCCGACCCCGCCGCCCTCGCCGTCGCCGCCGCCGTATACATCGCCTCGTGGCCACTTCGGGGACTCCGGTATCGGGATATCCTCTCGGAACTCGGCTACCGCGAGCGCGTCGGCTTCCTCACGGGAACGATCTTCGTGAGCCAGACCGGCAACCTCGTCGTGCCCGCCCGCGGCGGCGACGCGATCCGTGCTTACATCGTGAAAGCCCGCCGCGGCATCCCCTACCCCTCCGGGTTCGCCTCTCTGGCCATCGAACGGGTGTTCGATCTGTTGATTATCGCGGCGCTGGCCGGCGCGACGCTCGTCGGGTTGGCACTCGGTGGCGTCGACGTCGCAGCGCTCCAGACGGCCGAGGCCGGCGGCGACGTCGGTGAGAGCGGCCGGACGGCGGTGCTCGTCGCGGGGGGCGTCGGGGCGGCGGCGATCGGGGCGATGGCGCTCATTGCCGCCACCGCGCGTTCGGATCGAAACCTGGTTCGGGGGGCGTTGACCCGGGTGAGCGACGACTCCTACGTCGAGTACGTCGCGGCGATCCTCGAACGGTTTGTCGCAGACGTACAGACGGTCGCCGAGGACCGCCGGGCGTTCGCCGTCGTCGGCCTATCGAGTCTCGTGATCTGGGGGATCGACATCCTGACGGCGATCGTGGTCTTCGCCGCGTTCGGAGTGTCGGTGCCCACCACGCTGCTCGTGGCCGTCGGCTTCTTCGCGGTCGCCGTCGGCAACCTCGCGAAGGTGTTGCCGCTCTCGCCCGGCGGGATCGGCCTCTACGAGGGCGCCTTTACGCTCATCGTCGTAGCGCTGACGCCGATCGCGTGGCCGACGGCGCTCGCGACGGCGGTCGTCGACCACGCCCTGAAAAACGCCGTCACCGTCGCCGGGGGCGTCGCGTCGATGCTTCGGCTCAACGTGTCGCTGGCGACCGCAGTCGAGGAGTCCCGCGAGGCCGGGGAGGCCCGTGAGGCCGAAAGCGATCCCGCAGTCAGGGAGTGA
- a CDS encoding 3-dehydroquinate synthase II — protein MTRSVWLKADDEVGDWEARKRRITAGLEAGVDWVLVDRRDVGRVRDLGRVNVAAFAGDDVHVMDAETDEDPDPDAVVVGKGGEGDGTVDLPSDLSGSADLTTLRRTDAPGGAYVRILDADYETFAEAAAGEADYTLVVGEDWQIIPLENLIARIGEETDLVAGVRSAEEAKTAFETLEIGADAVLLDTDDPDEIRATVEIRDESEREHLDLQHATVTEIEETGSADRVCVDTASMLDHDEGMLVGSMSRGLFFVHAETADSPYVASRPFRVNAGAVHAYVRTPGGETKYLAELKSGDEVQVVDTEGNTREAIVGRAKIEKRPMFRVEAELENGDRIETLLQNAETIKVATASGRKSVTDLAAGDDLLVYYEAVARHFGEAVEESIIEK, from the coding sequence ATGACACGCTCCGTGTGGCTGAAGGCCGACGACGAGGTCGGCGACTGGGAGGCGCGAAAGCGCCGGATCACCGCCGGCCTCGAGGCCGGCGTCGACTGGGTGCTCGTCGACCGACGCGACGTGGGCCGGGTCCGCGATCTGGGTCGGGTGAACGTCGCCGCCTTCGCCGGCGACGACGTCCACGTCATGGACGCCGAGACCGACGAGGATCCCGACCCCGACGCCGTCGTCGTCGGCAAGGGTGGCGAGGGCGACGGCACGGTCGATCTCCCCTCGGATCTCTCCGGGTCGGCCGACCTGACGACGCTCCGCCGGACGGACGCCCCCGGCGGCGCCTACGTCCGCATCCTGGACGCCGACTACGAGACCTTCGCGGAGGCCGCGGCCGGAGAGGCCGACTACACCCTCGTCGTCGGGGAGGACTGGCAGATCATCCCCCTCGAGAACCTCATCGCCCGGATCGGCGAGGAGACCGACCTCGTGGCCGGCGTCCGGAGCGCCGAGGAGGCCAAGACCGCCTTCGAAACGCTCGAGATCGGCGCCGACGCGGTGTTGCTCGACACCGACGACCCAGACGAGATCCGCGCCACAGTCGAGATCAGAGACGAAAGCGAGCGCGAGCACCTCGACCTCCAGCACGCGACGGTGACGGAAATCGAGGAGACGGGGTCGGCCGACCGGGTCTGCGTCGACACGGCGTCGATGCTCGATCACGACGAGGGGATGCTGGTCGGATCGATGAGCCGCGGGCTCTTTTTCGTCCACGCCGAGACCGCCGACTCGCCGTACGTCGCTTCTCGACCCTTCCGGGTCAACGCCGGCGCGGTCCACGCCTACGTGCGGACGCCCGGCGGCGAGACGAAGTACCTCGCGGAGTTGAAATCCGGCGACGAGGTCCAGGTCGTCGACACGGAGGGGAACACCCGCGAGGCCATCGTCGGTCGCGCGAAGATCGAAAAACGCCCCATGTTTCGGGTCGAGGCCGAACTCGAGAACGGCGACCGGATCGAGACGCTGTTGCAGAACGCCGAGACGATCAAGGTCGCCACGGCGTCGGGGCGAAAGTCGGTCACCGACCTGGCGGCCGGCGACGACCTGCTCGTCTACTACGAGGCGGTCGCGAGACACTTCGGCGAGGCCGTCGAGGAGTCGATCATCGAAAAGTAA
- a CDS encoding cold-shock protein, translated as MANGTVDFFNDTGGYGFISTDDSDEDVFFHMEDVDGPDLEEGQDIDFDIEDAPKGPRASNVVRN; from the coding sequence ATGGCAAACGGTACGGTTGATTTCTTCAACGACACAGGCGGCTACGGTTTCATCTCGACTGACGACTCCGACGAAGACGTGTTCTTCCACATGGAAGACGTCGACGGCCCGGATCTCGAGGAAGGACAGGACATCGATTTCGACATCGAGGACGCCCCCAAGGGCCCCCGCGCGTCGAACGTCGTTCGCAACTGA